The Nicotiana tomentosiformis chromosome 9, ASM39032v3, whole genome shotgun sequence genome contains the following window.
catataaggcctcataaggagccatatgGATACTCGACTAATAGTTGTTGTTGGAGGCAAACTCCGTTAACGGTAGAAACTCATCCCATGATCCCTCGAAATCAATGACACTGGCCCGCAACATGttctccaatatatgaatagtacGCTTGGATTGTCCTTCCGTTTGGGGATGAAACTCCATACTCAGCTCGACCTGTGAGCCCTACTcacgctgcactgctctccaaaaatacaATGTGAACTAAGtgcctcgatctgagataatagacatgggcacaccatgaagtcgaacaatctcacgaagatAAATCTGGGCCAGCTActttgaagagtaagtagtcatgACTATAATGAAATGTGCAGACAGTTCGTCCATAATAACCCACACTGCATTAAATCTCCTCAATAtacgtggaagcccaactacaaaatccatagtgataggCTCCCACTTCAACTTTGGAATATCTAGCCTATGAAGCAAACTACCagatctctgatgctcgtacttcacttaCTGACAGTTCAAATACCGAGCAACATACTTAACAATattcttcttcatcctccgccaccaatagtgctgcctcaaatcccgcTATATCTTCGCAGCACCgtgatgaatggaataccgcgaactatagGCCTTCTCAAATATTAACTCTCGCAACTCATCCATATTAAGCACATAAATCCTTCCTTgaagcctcaataccccatcatcgccaatggtaacctccttggcatcaccatgttgcACTGTGTCCCTTAAAAGAAGCAAgtgggatcatcatactgacgtgccTTAATGTGCTATAATAAGGACAATCATGATGCAACACAAGTAAGAACCCTGCTAagatctgaaatatccaacctcgcGAACCTGTTGGCCAAGTCCTGAACGTCTAAAGCTAATGGTCTCTCCACAACTGGAATAAAGCAAGACTACCCATGCTCTCATCCTTAatactcaaagcgtcggccaccatattggccttccagggatgataaagaatggtgatatcatagtcctttagtagctctaatCACTTATGTTGCCTCAAattcagatccttttgcttgaataagtgtTGGAGAATCTTGTGGTCCGTGAACACCTCAAAAGacatgccataaagatagtgcttCCAAATATTGAGCACGTaaacaatggttgctaactccaaatgatacattgggtagttcttctcatgggtcttcaactgatgcaaagcataagcaatcactctccCCTCCTGAAGGCAAAAtcagaagcatcacaatagattgTATAAGAACCCGATCCTGAAGGCAAAATcagaactggagttgtagtcaaggtagtcttgagcttctgaaacctctcctcacactcattagaccacctgaatggggcaccatTCTGCGTCAATATAGTCTATGGGGCTACAATAGattaaaacccctccacaaaatggCAATAATTTCCAGCCAACCCAAGGAAACTCTTAATCTTAGTAGCAGTAGACGGTCTGGGTCAACTTTGAACTAActcaatctttttcggatccaccttaatcccctcactggatacTACAAGACCAATAAAGCCACTGAGTCTACCCAAAATTCGCAcgtggagaatttagcatatagcttcttctccctcaaagtctagagcacgatcctcaaatgctgctcaagATCCTTGTGGATgcaagaatacaccaatatatcatcaataaacacaataacaaaggaatcaagatagggctgaaatgcgttgttcatcaagtgcatgaatgttgctggcgCATTGTAcaacccaaacgacatcaccaaaaactcataatggccatagcGGGTccaaaaagcagtcttcggaatatctgaagccctaatcttcaactgattgtaccccgatctcaagtcaatcttcgagaataccctagcactctgaagttgatcaaacaaatcatcaatacgccgTAGTGGGTACtttttcttgatagtaaccttgttcaactgcatgtaGTCAGTGCACATCCTCATTgagccatatttcttcttcacaaatagcatcGGTGCACCCTAACATGAAATACTAGGCCCAATGAATCCCTTACAAAGATATTATTAtagttgctccttcaattccttcaactctgttggtgccatgcgatatggtgaaatagagataggctgagtgtccggcaccagatcaataccaaaatcaatatccctgtcgggtggcatgctcgACAGGTCTGTAGAAAACACATCTAGGAATTCTcttactactggaactgactcaaaaGTAGGAGTATCAGTACTAACATCTCTCCCGAAGAACAAATATGCCAAACAtgccttctcaaccatctgttgagccttcaaatatgaaatcactctactcgGAGTGTGACCAAGCAAACCTCTCCGCTCCAACCTATGCAAACCCAGCATTGCCAATATCactgtcttagcatgacaatcaagaatagcatggtatggagatagccaatccatacccaaaagtTCCTAAAAATCAATTATgttgagcaataaaagatcaactctagtcttataacccccaat
Protein-coding sequences here:
- the LOC138898866 gene encoding uncharacterized protein, which gives rise to MARETEDDISFTQIVEITRRIEGIRGQELLGMDWLSPYHAILDCHAKTVILAMLGLHRLERRGLLGHTPSRVISYLKAQQMVEKACLAYLFFGRDVSTDTPTFESVPVVREFLDVFSTDLSSMPPDRDIDFGIDLVPDTQPISISPYRMAPTELKELKEQL